One Desulfosoma sp. genomic window carries:
- the trpC gene encoding indole-3-glycerol phosphate synthase TrpC, which translates to MSDILSKILKTKHEEVAARSAQRPLAELRRMAEAMPKPRPFASTLYAGGTSNDQFESQRVRLIAEIKRASPSKGILCPDLDPVAYAQAYARGGAAALSVLTDGPFFAGSLEDLQAARKSVSLPVLRKDFTVSLYQIYEARAFEADAVLLIVRAVSPEFLRDALALCDALGLAALTEVHDETELETALRYGARLVGVNNRNLKTFETRVETSIRLRRLIPEDRIMVAESGIRDRSDIERLLEAGIFNVLVGESLVKAPNPEAAVRTLAEPFGSGTVRTTVGNP; encoded by the coding sequence ATGAGTGACATTCTTTCGAAAATCCTGAAGACCAAACATGAAGAAGTGGCGGCTCGATCGGCTCAAAGGCCTTTGGCAGAACTTCGTCGCATGGCGGAAGCCATGCCGAAACCGCGCCCGTTCGCTTCGACCCTTTACGCCGGGGGAACGTCTAATGACCAGTTTGAAAGCCAAAGAGTTCGGCTCATTGCTGAAATCAAACGGGCGTCTCCTTCCAAAGGGATCCTTTGTCCCGATCTGGATCCTGTGGCTTATGCTCAAGCCTATGCCCGCGGTGGAGCCGCCGCCCTTTCCGTTCTCACGGACGGCCCCTTTTTTGCCGGATCTCTGGAAGATTTGCAGGCGGCTCGAAAGTCTGTATCCCTTCCGGTGCTCCGCAAAGATTTCACGGTCAGCCTCTACCAAATCTATGAAGCTCGAGCCTTTGAAGCCGATGCGGTGCTTTTGATCGTGCGGGCGGTTTCCCCGGAATTCCTGCGGGATGCTCTCGCTCTGTGTGATGCTCTGGGTTTAGCGGCACTTACCGAAGTCCACGATGAAACGGAACTGGAAACAGCTCTTCGGTACGGTGCCCGGCTGGTGGGGGTCAACAACAGAAACCTTAAAACCTTTGAAACCAGAGTGGAGACATCGATTCGGTTGAGGCGCCTTATTCCCGAAGACCGCATCATGGTGGCGGAAAGCGGCATTCGAGACCGCTCGGACATCGAACGGCTTCTGGAAGCAGGAATTTTTAACGTGTTGGTGGGAGAATCCTTGGTCAAGGCTCCAAATCCCGAAGCCGCCGTACGAACATTGGCCGAACCCTTTGGGTCTGGAACAGTTAGGACCACGGTCGGCAACCCGTGA